From Streptomyces sp. NBC_00683, one genomic window encodes:
- a CDS encoding citrate synthase encodes MSDNSVVLRYGDDEYTYPVIDSTVGDKGFDIGKLRANTGLVTLDSGYGNTAAYKSAITYLDGEQGILRYRGYPIEQLAESSTFIEVAYTLINGELPKVDELSDFKNEITQHTLLHEDVKRFFDGFPRDAHPMAMLSSVVSALSTFYQDSHNPFDEEQRHLSTIRLLAKLPTIAAYAYKKSIGHPFVYPRNDLGYVENFLRMTFSVPAQEYVPDPVVVSALEKLLILHADHEQNCSTSTVRLVGSSQANMFASISAGISALWGPLHGGANQSVLEMLEGIQANGGDVDSFIRKVKNKEDGVRLMGFGHRVYKSFDPRATIIKAAAHDVLSSLGKSDELLDIALKLEEHALSDEYFVSRNLYPNVDFYTGLIYRAMGFPSEMFTVLFAIGRLPGWIAQWHEMIKEPGSRIGRPRQIYTGEVLRDFVPVESR; translated from the coding sequence GTGAGCGACAACTCTGTAGTACTGCGGTACGGCGATGACGAGTACACCTACCCGGTGATCGACAGCACCGTCGGCGACAAGGGCTTCGACATCGGGAAGCTCCGGGCCAATACGGGCCTGGTCACGCTGGACAGCGGATACGGCAATACGGCCGCGTATAAATCCGCCATCACCTACCTCGACGGCGAGCAGGGCATCCTGCGGTACCGCGGATACCCGATCGAGCAGCTCGCGGAGAGCTCGACGTTCATCGAGGTCGCCTACACGCTGATCAACGGTGAGCTTCCGAAGGTCGACGAGCTGTCGGACTTCAAGAACGAGATCACCCAGCACACGCTGCTGCACGAGGACGTCAAGCGGTTCTTCGACGGCTTCCCGCGCGACGCCCACCCGATGGCCATGCTGTCCTCGGTCGTCAGCGCGCTGTCCACGTTCTACCAGGACAGCCACAACCCGTTCGACGAGGAGCAGCGCCACCTCTCGACGATCCGGCTGCTGGCCAAGCTCCCGACGATCGCGGCGTACGCGTACAAGAAGTCGATCGGTCACCCGTTCGTCTACCCGCGCAACGACCTCGGCTACGTCGAGAACTTCCTGCGCATGACCTTCTCGGTCCCCGCCCAGGAGTACGTGCCGGACCCGGTCGTCGTCTCGGCGCTGGAGAAGCTGCTCATCCTGCACGCGGACCACGAGCAGAACTGTTCGACCTCCACCGTGCGTCTGGTCGGCTCCTCGCAGGCGAACATGTTCGCCTCGATCTCCGCCGGTATCTCGGCCCTGTGGGGACCGCTGCACGGTGGCGCCAACCAGTCGGTGCTGGAGATGCTCGAGGGCATCCAGGCCAACGGCGGCGACGTCGACTCCTTCATCCGCAAGGTGAAGAACAAGGAGGACGGCGTCCGGCTGATGGGCTTCGGCCACCGCGTCTACAAGTCCTTCGACCCCCGCGCCACGATCATCAAGGCCGCGGCGCACGACGTGCTCTCCTCGCTCGGCAAGTCCGACGAGCTGCTCGACATCGCGCTCAAGCTGGAGGAGCACGCGCTCTCCGACGAGTACTTCGTCTCGCGCAACCTCTACCCCAACGTGGACTTCTACACGGGTCTGATCTACCGGGCCATGGGCTTCCCGAGCGAGATGTTCACCGTGCTCTTCGCGATCGGCCGGCTCCCCGGCTGGATCGCCCAGTGGCACGAGATGATCAAGGAGCCGGGATCCCGCATCGGCCGCCCGCGCCAGATCTACACCGGCGAGGTCCTGCGCGACTTCGTCCCGGTCGAGAGTCGCTGA
- the recD2 gene encoding SF1B family DNA helicase RecD2, with the protein MSNMAVLEGVLERITYANEENGYTVARVDTGRGANDLLTVVGSLLGAQPGESLRMEGRWGSHPQFGKQFTVENYTTILPATIQGIRRYLGSGLIKGIGPVMADRITTHFGVDTLDIIEQQPKRLVEVPGLGPKRTKMIAAAWEEQKAIKEVMVFLQTVGVSTSIAVRIYKKYGDASISVVKNQPYRLAADVWGIGFLTADRIAQAVGIPHDSPERVKAGLQYALSQSTDQGHCFLPEERLIADGVKLLQVDTGLVIDCLAELAEDPEGVVREKVPGPEDGVPVTAVYLVPFHRAEISLAAQVQRLLRTPEDRMPAFQDVDWEKALAWLAQRTGATLAPEQEAAVRLALSRKVAVLTGGPGCGKSFTVRSVVELARAKNAKVVLAAPTGRAAKRLSELTGAEASTVHRLLELKPGGDAAYDRDRPLDADLVVVDEASMLDLLLANKLVKAVAPGAHLLLVGDVDQLPSVGAGEVLRDLLAEGGPVPAVRLTTIFRQAQQSGVVTNAHRINSGVPPLTEGLSDFFLFVEDETEDAGVLAVDVAARRIPAKFGLNPRRDVQVLAPMHRGPAGAGHLNGLLQQAITPGRPDLPEKRFGGRVFRVGDKVTQIRNNYDKGENGVFNGTVGVVTALDVDEQKLTVLTDEDEEIPYDFDELDELAHAYAMTIHRSQGSEYPAVVIPVTTSAWMMLQRNLLYTAVTRAKKLVVLVGSRKAIGQAVRTVSAGRRCTGLDFRLRGVPVADFAEK; encoded by the coding sequence ACCTGCTCACCGTCGTCGGTTCGCTGCTCGGCGCGCAGCCCGGCGAATCACTGCGCATGGAGGGCCGTTGGGGCTCCCATCCGCAGTTCGGGAAACAGTTCACCGTCGAGAACTACACGACGATCCTCCCCGCCACGATCCAGGGCATCCGCCGCTACCTCGGCTCCGGCCTGATCAAGGGCATCGGACCGGTGATGGCCGACCGCATCACCACGCACTTCGGCGTCGACACCCTGGACATCATCGAGCAGCAGCCCAAGAGGCTCGTCGAGGTGCCCGGCCTCGGCCCGAAGCGGACGAAGATGATCGCCGCGGCCTGGGAGGAACAGAAGGCGATCAAGGAGGTCATGGTCTTCCTGCAGACCGTGGGCGTCTCGACCTCCATCGCCGTCCGTATCTACAAGAAGTACGGGGACGCCTCGATCTCCGTCGTGAAGAACCAGCCCTACCGGCTGGCCGCCGACGTCTGGGGCATCGGTTTCCTCACCGCCGACCGCATCGCCCAGGCCGTCGGCATTCCGCACGACAGTCCGGAGCGGGTCAAGGCCGGACTCCAGTACGCGCTGTCGCAGTCCACGGACCAGGGGCACTGCTTCCTGCCCGAGGAGCGGCTCATCGCGGATGGGGTGAAGCTCCTCCAGGTGGACACCGGGCTCGTCATCGACTGTCTCGCCGAGCTCGCCGAGGACCCGGAGGGCGTCGTACGGGAGAAGGTGCCTGGCCCCGAGGACGGGGTGCCCGTCACCGCTGTGTACCTGGTGCCCTTCCACCGCGCCGAGATCTCCCTCGCCGCCCAGGTGCAGCGCCTGCTGCGTACGCCGGAGGACCGGATGCCGGCCTTCCAGGACGTGGACTGGGAGAAGGCGCTGGCCTGGCTCGCGCAGCGCACGGGGGCCACTCTGGCACCGGAGCAGGAGGCGGCCGTCCGGCTCGCGCTCAGCCGGAAGGTGGCCGTCCTCACCGGCGGTCCCGGCTGCGGCAAGTCGTTCACGGTCCGGTCGGTCGTCGAGCTGGCCCGCGCCAAGAACGCGAAGGTGGTGCTGGCCGCACCCACCGGGCGGGCGGCGAAGCGGCTCTCGGAGCTGACGGGCGCGGAGGCGTCCACCGTGCACCGGCTGCTGGAGCTGAAGCCGGGCGGGGACGCCGCGTACGACCGCGACCGGCCGCTGGACGCCGACCTGGTCGTCGTCGACGAGGCCTCGATGCTCGATCTGCTGCTGGCCAACAAACTCGTGAAGGCGGTGGCACCCGGTGCCCATCTCCTGCTGGTGGGCGATGTCGACCAGCTGCCCTCGGTCGGCGCCGGGGAGGTGCTGCGGGATCTGCTCGCCGAGGGCGGCCCGGTGCCGGCCGTCCGCCTGACCACGATCTTCCGTCAGGCCCAGCAGTCCGGCGTCGTCACCAACGCCCACCGGATCAATTCGGGGGTGCCCCCGCTGACCGAGGGGCTGAGCGACTTCTTCCTCTTCGTGGAGGACGAGACGGAGGACGCCGGGGTGCTCGCCGTGGACGTCGCGGCACGCCGCATCCCCGCCAAGTTCGGCCTGAACCCCCGCCGTGACGTGCAGGTTCTCGCCCCGATGCACCGCGGCCCCGCGGGTGCGGGCCATCTCAACGGGCTGCTCCAGCAGGCCATCACGCCCGGCCGCCCCGATCTGCCCGAGAAGCGGTTCGGCGGCCGGGTCTTCCGGGTCGGCGACAAGGTCACCCAGATCCGCAACAACTACGACAAGGGGGAGAACGGCGTCTTCAACGGCACGGTCGGCGTCGTCACCGCCCTCGACGTCGACGAGCAGAAGCTGACGGTCCTCACGGACGAGGACGAGGAGATTCCGTACGATTTCGACGAGCTCGACGAGCTCGCCCACGCCTACGCGATGACGATCCACCGCTCCCAGGGCAGCGAGTACCCGGCGGTCGTCATCCCCGTGACCACCAGTGCCTGGATGATGCTGCAGAGGAATCTGCTGTACACGGCGGTGACACGGGCCAAGAAGCTTGTCGTGCTGGTCGGTTCACGCAAGGCCATCGGCCAGGCGGTCCGCACGGTTTCCGCAGGCAGGCGCTGTACGGGGCTGGATTTCCGGCTCCGTGGGGTGCCCGTCGCAGACTTCGCGGAAAAATGA